AGTCACAATGCCTATACATTAGTGCATAAATGAACAGAGGATGCagaaattgagtgatgacaGATTCTGCATCTTTTGAGCCAAACAGATGAAACTCGTAATTACAAGGCCGTGTCTCAATTATAACTAGTAACCTTTCTGTGTCATAATGAATTTGTATAAACAGTTTCATAATAGGAAAAAGCTGCTAATTATCACACTATTTAATAACCTTTAATTGGattaatatattgaaaattccacaattgtattatatattttatttgttcttactATGGACACCTATTTTTGtattaataggattttttttattgtctaaTCCATGAACTTATGTTTTATGTATACTTTTAAATGAGATAATAATTAAAGTctaataattttgatatttaaaacacataaaaaaaaagtaattaagaaatttacTTATTATGTGGTTGTCATGACATCAATCACAATTATTatgatgtcatttttttttttttttggagaagaattatcatgtcaatttgtaagcattttgtaattaaattgatataaaaaaaattgtttctttcattcaaaaattaatttatttagttgttGATATGAAATCAATCAATAGTATTTAATAcattagtttcttttttctttttctttttttatgttccTCAATTACCCTTTAATCTCATGTTTGATAGTAAGTTTATCAAAGCCCTTCATTGTCTTGTGGTATTTGTAACTAAGCATTATTCTGTGTGtgatcttcttttaaaaaataaaaataaatacaaaaactgtGTGTGTTCAAAACTGtaaccttaaaaataaaatcctaagtctaaAAAGCTTTGTGTTCATATTGGCCTCTTTTGGTTTAGTCTTTCATCTTTTACTGAATTCTCATTGTACAAAGTGGCTTTAGTTGCTCTAACTCATACCTatatatttaagcatattgtgtgttcaattttgaaattaactgcttatcattcttcttcagtaTGGCTGCTGCAAATGCTAGACGCATTGACTATACACAGCCTGGACCCATTGACGACTCAGTGTTGACACAGCAGGCGACGCATCGGTCTGAAGCTATTTGGAATGGGCGGGTAAAACACTCAACTAAAACAGTAACTTGTGCACATGCATTTAATCCATACAATGTACACATATTTGCATATACTATATTAATCCATGATTTTGTTATGTGCAGGATCCAGGGTCCATTACCTGCCGTAGTCGTAGTTCAGAGTTCTCCAAGCAACCTCCAATGGTGGACAACCGAGTGAGGAACATCATCACCACAGTTGGTTTGGAGGGACTCTTGTGGGTCCCGGGTAGAGAGATTGACAATGGCCTGATAACGGCCTTAGTGGAGCGATGGCGGCCCGAGACTCACACCTTTCACATGCCACATGGTGAGGTGACCATCACATTGCAGGATGTGGAGGTTCTTCTCAGGCTTCCTGTTGATGGTGACGCTATAACAGGGAGCACACAAAAAACTTGGGTGAATGTGTGCCGGGACTTCCTTGGTTTTCAACCTGTAACTCAAAATAACCATAAGCAACTTGATGGGCAGAGGATTCTCATCAACCGCCTTTTGGAGGAAGTTGCTAACCCATTGCCGCCTGATGCTGAAGAGGATCAGCTGCATAAGTACGCACGATGCTACATCCTAGCGCTATTGGGGGACACAATATTCATGGACAAATCCGGCGAtagggtgcatttaatgtgggtGCAGCAGTTGGAAGACCTTCACAATCCACGGAGGTACAGTTGGGGAAGTGCTTGCCTTGCATGGTTGTATCGAGAGCTATGCAGGGCAAGCGAGGACACCAGTCAGATTGATGGGTGCTTGTTGTTGCTCCAGTACTGGGCATGGGCCAGGTTCCCCTATTTGTGCCCGACAGTTGAGCGAGGCCCGCCAGTGGGTGCTTACGGTCCTCCAGTACGTGGTCCACTATCCCTGAAGTAAGTCTCTACCTCATACTGCTATAACATACTGTCTTCACCAAAGCACAAGTCTTATATTATGTTTTgagttctttttctatttggttctAACTTCTTCTTGAGGAATTTTATTTGCTATTTGAAGTCGTAgtctctttaggttttttataAAGGCTTTATTGTAATCAGTAGCACTCATAGAGAGAATCTCTTTAGGTTATTTATAAAGAATGTAAAAGACATTACATATAATGAGTAAGAGGTGAATCAGCATAaatgctttaattttattatatatgtataattattatatgaattatagtattacataaattttcaaaatgtctGCACATTATGATgcacaataccaaaaaaagaatataataataataattgattccCAATATGATTCTATATTTGACAACTACAATgcattacacacacacacacacaaatgcatctatatttggaaatttgttttacCATCTTTATTTGCATATTTCCACTAGGATTGAGCCTGTCAACAATGCAGCCACAATCCCACCAATGATTTGTCTATTCAAGATGAAAGCCATTTCAAACAATATAAATCTAAATATTCCTTTTCAGTTTGGAACTTGGGGATTGTGCCTATAAGAAGCAAGAGAAGATATCGAAAAAACGTAATGATTAAAAGAAGTAGAGAAAACTCAGTTGGAAGGCCAATCAAAAAGGAATATAATATGTTACTTATATAGTTGGATGTTTTCATGTAAAGAGAGTTAGCATTATGACTGAGAATATAAAGTTCAACAGAAACCCCTAgaacaaagaaatatataattgagAATATATGTGGCCCATCCTGATTCATTAGGACTCTATTTAagaaagatcaaaataaaacactagTGTGAAAGCTATTAGCAATATGAGCTTTTCAGTCAAGTTGTGTGGAACAATTTAATGGATGGGACTATAAAACATTCAATGCCCTTCACGTTCAGCACCAAACCTTATCTCTTTGTTAAAGTTTCAAAGTGAATTATATTGAAGTAAGAAGCAAATTTAAACAGCTATGTATTCCAGCTCACACCATGCTATTGGGGCTTTGGAGTATACAGTAAACATTTATAAATGTTCACAGCTGCCAATTAAGCTAGAAGATGGTTTGGGTTTCAAACCAACGTGATGACGTACCTTGGAAATTAACTGCAATTGTTAGGTTCTCTTAAAATGGTTACTCTgactaggaaaaaaagaaaaaaaaaagaaaactacgAAGCACACACATTGACATAGACATTTTTGTTTGCGTGCCTCACAAGGAAGAAGACACTATTACTGGATAGCGAACCAACCAGAATTTATGGCTTTTACAACACATGCTTATGGGTTTGGTAAGTTGGTTCATAATTTGTTGCCTCTAAATTAGGGACGGACCCAAGTGAGGGCCTAAGGGAGCCTGGGCCCCCTTGggccccaaaaaacaaaaacaaaaaaaaaattaattagtagcttaaatttttttttttaaaaaaaaaaaaaaagcttgccCCACCTTAGTTTTTAGCTTAGGCCCCCCTCGTGAATTCCTAGCCCAGCCAGCCCCCCTTATGAAGTACATTTACAGCCCATATATTTACACATATGTTGAAAAATTAAGCCCATGACCCATGtaaatcaagaagaagaagaagaaaactcagAAAAACCTAACAGAGAAAGTGAAAGTCTGAaagatgaaggaaaaaagaagaaaaagaaaaaagtaaggaaattTAGGAGAGGCGAGACAAAGtcacagagagatagagaggctGAGGCGAGGCAGTTGCTATTgctacttcatcttctttttcttctttcttctttttcttcttcttcttctttctcttcgtTCGCTAGTCCttcttcaattctattttgaattttcattgccttgttttgtgttttctttcttgttttgtgAACCTAGCATGTGACTAGTTGTTGGAAATGACAAAgagacttgaaaaaaaaagttttaggctttgtttatgtgggtccacacgtaatatataagtaataaaactAGTACTGCAATATTTAACTTGAGCTtttatatttctgttttttaatagtaatttttttagaatattttaatagaaaaattgttttaatagttttttttttttttttttgagaatcaatagtattattataattattgggTAGAGTTTTAGACTTGAAATTGATATATTAGTTGAAATATGGACTTATAGTTTTAAGACTCAATAAATTATATGGATGTTGACtcataatatataaagaaatataagcatataaaatttttaataaataaaaagtataaaaaagctAACTTTGAATTAATTACTATTGCAATTcacatgacctcaccctccaccttactttcaatttccttttatttcttcatttcttcatCTTAAGTGATTACattatttcttcaaatttcaatttccttttatttccttttatttcataTATGTGATTACATTATAGTTTTAACATTATCTCAGTACTTATTGATCCATTCTTCTTGATTGTAGGTGGTTGTGggtcccaaacaagaaaaataggcCCGCCCACATCTTCAGGGACAGGTATCGCGAGCAACTAGCTTCCATGTTGCCAGACCAGGTATGAAAATGCCTTATTTTACGCTTTTACGAACGTCCATATAGGTTTCGTGAACTTTGAAATATAAACATTGTTCCCTAATGTGTTGTGTACTTCTTTTTTGGCTATTGTAGGTGGTGTGGCAGCCATATGAAGCTCATTTTGACGACCTCCCGCCCTGGTGTGTTGCAGGGAGGGCCGTATGGACGGCAACGGTGCCGCTTGTATGTTTCCACCTAGTAGAGAAACATACACCGGATCGTGTTGTTCGTCAATTCGGGATGATCCAAGAAATTCCCCGCGCTGTTAACACTGACAGAGTGCTTCATGGCATTGATTTGAGAGGGAAGATCGGTGTTAATTGGATGCAGAAGCATGCTGCGCATATCCTTGAGTGGGGTTATCGCTTTGATCGGCGTTGTGAAGCTGTGCTTGGTGATATGCCTCCAGAGCACGAGTACCATGACTGGTTCAAAAGGGTGACTTGGAGGTTCATCGATAGGCCTGGTGCTGTAGTGACTCTGCTGGTAACTTCTCAATCTCTTCTACATGTTACCGTGTTTCTTACCATGAAACCACTGTTTAGAGAGCATGATGTTTGTTACTACATTTTTTGCTTACCACTTCATCTCCCTTTAATTTGCAATTATTAGTAGCAGAaccaacatttattttattatcaattggCATTGTTGATTTCGTATTGCAGGTCTAATATGTGTGGTTTTTCCATGTGCAGATTGAAGGATATGTCCGTTTATTGAGGCGTCATCCAGTGGGTACGGAGGACCACAACGACATTACTGAGGTGTTGACGGCAGTACAGGTGATGACACGTGTCCAACCTCCTATCCCTGAGGCCCCGATTGAGGAGGCAGCTATGCCTACCGGCCCAAGCACGAGCACAGCTCCGGCCGGATGTCAATCCCGTCCGCCTGTTGCTACCCCTCAGCTTCTCCCTACCCCCGATCCCTCTGCATCCACCCCACATGCATCCGCCagccccaccatcccttcaTCCACCCCACATCCATCCCTTACCGTCATCATCCCTTCACCCAACCCACATTCAGCTCCTACTgccaccatcccttcacctaGCCCATATCCAGCCCCTAcgcccaccatcccttcacctaACCCACATCCAGCCCCTAcgcccaccatcccttcacccgCCCACCATCCGTCTCCTTGCCCCACCATCCCTCCACCCACCCCACTTCCTTGTTCTGGGTCTGACGTCCGTCCACCCACCCCACAGTCATTTCTTCAGCTGTCACCGATTCCATCCTTTGACCTGGGTACCCCACCTGACATGCAGCAGGAGCCACCCTCCCATAGTTCGTTTAGTACCCCTTCTTCAGCCATTGACCCACCCCATGTTCAGGCTGAGCAGCCGGTTGGGTTACCTACAGCGGCTGAAGGTCGGCCTAAACGCATATCAAAGGCACCACCGTGTGGGACAGGGGGGCACAAACATGGACACAATGTTGGGCCCGAGGCATCTGACGAAGGACATGCAAGACCTCCTCCGCATTATACGAGACGGCGTAAGATTCAAAAAAGGTATCTGAAAGCTTAATGTGAAACAACACACTGTATTCCATTATTAATTCTCTTTTCACATTTCcataagattatttttgttttcaatatggTTTGAACCTACATTATTGGAACTAGGTGAATGCCTCAAATAAGGATATTTGTTGCAATTTTATTCCTTGCatcatttgttattttaatctagatatatttttatgataccACAGTCTATTAATAGAACTTCTATTAATTTGACAGGTGATTGGTGTACCTGTTACACTGAATGGAGATCTGAAGAACCAGTTCGTGGAGACcaatgttggttttgatacaatATGTAAGGTATTAGTCATACTGGCCGGAGAGCATGCTGTGGTGCACGGATCCACGGCGGTGGCTGCTTCCCTTGACCTCTACACCTATGTATGTTTCTCTTTGATTGCAAAGGTTTTGATATAGTTAAAATACTTAACTGCATGTCAATGTAATTGtcatgtttacaatatttattGATAGAGGTGTTCGTAACTTGCCTTGTTTCCCTGTTCATTGCTACTTTTATTTGGACCATGTAGTTCTGCCAAAGGGTATCATTTGATTGTCTTTTTGATTGATGGTTTCAGATGCTTGTTGATGATAAAGATCATAAAATTATGTAGTATTACATGCTCTgcttagggggggggggggaaatctttttgtgttaagtaatagatattttagaaaagaaaaaatacaaagtacACGAAGGAGATCAACGTCATCAAAAGTGTGATTACAATAATGTGTTTGAAAGGATAAAACTTAAATTTGTGGGAGTATTTATTACCCACAAACTTACACACGCAACTCCTTTAAtcattttcctaattaatttattacaataatGTGTTTGAACTTAATTGATAGCCCAATATACATAAGCTCCATCCTTAAAAAATGATGCATATGTAGCATGTACCCCTTTATTAGATACTAAGATTTTTGCACGTACTATATGAAGGGCAGCCAGGAAATTAGATTTCAAGCTACTTAGCCAGAAAAAAGAGCACCAATTCCCACTCAAGTAGAAAATAGTATATCTCTTACCCTTTTCTCTCTAACAATTGCATTACACattctctttctatttctttgcTTCAAATTCAGGTCCCCAAAAAGAAAGTTATTGGAAGTGTACTATCTTACATAGGCCTAAAGCAAATTTGAGAGAAGCCAGGATGGATGGATATTCTGTAAATCTCCAAAGCTTCTATCTTCCAAGTTGAAAACGTGAGTTTCATTTTGATAATTGAAGAAAATGCAATTCCTTTTATACCCAGTAAACTCTTCAGCCAAAATCGATAAACAACAATCATTACCCAAAACTAAAGCTCAATCACCCAAGCTTTTTTCCAACTCCCATCGACCCCATTCTTCATCCAGCTTATACACTTTACAATCAAACACTTTGGGACCATCACAGTCTCTAACATACTGGTTGGTATGTTCTACCCTCCTCCTTTCTTTATTAAAGTATCTATCAACAACATAGAGAGCTCCACATGACTCCACCAAGTGCTTCTGGCTACCCAACCCACATAGCAGAGGCAAAAAATGGAACCAACTTCAATGATTAATGATCGATCCACAAAACATTTCCCAATGTATCAATCACATAGAATTGGCCCTTATATACAATAATATCATCATACTCAAAACGGTTATCATCTACAAAGGCTAAACTCCTAGCTCCATATTTTGCAAAGCCTAATCTTCCggcaacaaaaataacaaaaacagcAGAGTCATTTACATTAGTCTAAGGCGAATTGGGAAACATAACTACATTATTGGCAGACCTACATTCAATCTGAGTTTATGATTTGTGACATTAAAAAATCTTATCAGATTAATATGGAATTGATAGTTAGGCTGTCCTAACCTGTCAGCTTTATCCAGCAATGTTTCTTGAGAACACCTGGTGAATGTTATCAATCTGTCTAAACAGAGGTAATTCAAACAACAAATACATAATGGATAGAATCTTGACAGAAAACTGTAGCAAATCtgatttttaacaaaatgaCAGGATAAGAAGGTTTGTTAAAATTACCAAACTTTCAGATTTGAAACAGTTTAAAACAAAAGCATATGTATATTGGAGATTTAATATGATAATTCGTAAAGGAAATGTAGTGGTGAGAAGTTTCAGAGGAAAAAActatttgaagtaaaaaaagagTATGCtgatctttaattaataatgttGCAGATAAGAGATGAGGCAAAGCAGCAAATATAAATGGCAGTCACAATAACTTAACAGTACACCAAATAAATTTGCAATTACTCCACAATCCACACCATTGATTATACTATAAGATGTCACCCCTACCATACTTTTACATATTTTTGGCTTCAGTCTTCCTAGAACCAAATCCTTCTTACATAACCACCATCAACAAAGTCTTGCTTAACATCAAATTATTATAGCAGGCAACAACCtagtactaaaaaatattaaataaatctgCATAGCCT
The sequence above is drawn from the Quercus lobata isolate SW786 chromosome 12, ValleyOak3.0 Primary Assembly, whole genome shotgun sequence genome and encodes:
- the LOC115970419 gene encoding serine/threonine-protein phosphatase 7 long form homolog — translated: MAAANARRIDYTQPGPIDDSVLTQQATHRSEAIWNGRDPGSITCRSRSSEFSKQPPMVDNRVRNIITTVGLEGLLWVPGREIDNGLITALVERWRPETHTFHMPHGEVTITLQDVEVLLRLPVDGDAITGSTQKTWVNVCRDFLGFQPVTQNNHKQLDGQRILINRLLEEVANPLPPDAEEDQLHKYARCYILALLGDTIFMDKSGDRVHLMWVQQLEDLHNPRRYSWGSACLAWLYRELCRASEDTSQIDGCLLLLQYWAWARFPYLCPTVERGPPVGAYGPPVRGPLSLKWLWVPNKKNRPAHIFRDRYREQLASMLPDQVVWQPYEAHFDDLPPWCVAGRAVWTATVPLVCFHLVEKHTPDRVVRQFGMIQEIPRAVNTDRVLHGIDLRGKIGVNWMQKHAAHILEWGYRFDRRCEAVLGDMPPEHEYHDWFKRVTWRFIDRPGAVVTLLV